In a single window of the Longimicrobiales bacterium genome:
- a CDS encoding tRNA (adenosine(37)-N6)-threonylcarbamoyltransferase complex ATPase subunit type 1 TsaE, whose protein sequence is VFRYQTASGRTVAHLDLYRLNDPEDVWELGWEELSDGEEITLLEWPERAGELVPGDRWDVTLRHGALPELRAVTIEAVGDAPPIPAALAERAWGAEAQ, encoded by the coding sequence GGTGTTCCGCTACCAGACCGCCTCCGGCCGCACCGTCGCGCACCTCGACCTCTACCGGCTGAACGACCCCGAGGACGTGTGGGAGCTCGGCTGGGAGGAGCTGAGCGACGGCGAGGAGATCACGCTGCTGGAATGGCCGGAGCGCGCCGGTGAGCTGGTGCCCGGGGATCGCTGGGACGTCACGCTGCGCCACGGTGCGCTGCCCGAGCTGCGGGCGGTCACGATCGAGGCCGTTGGCGACGCGCCGCCGATTCCCGCTGCGCTGGCCGAACGCGCATGGGGCGCGGAGGCACAATGA